One window of the Perca flavescens isolate YP-PL-M2 chromosome 16, PFLA_1.0, whole genome shotgun sequence genome contains the following:
- the fam78ab gene encoding protein FAM78A isoform X1, whose product MRLSSSPDLWTLLWIVLLFNAMGCIQSIRCKPKRFRDSIIVQEVNTSIDPNPTSIDESSSVVLRYRTPHFRAQARVLVPPVAGKESWTIGWIQACNHMEFYNTYGNKGMSSWELPDLRDGKIQAISDSDGVNYPWYGNTTETCTVVGPTKKDSKFTVSMNDNFYPSVTWGVPVSDSNVPQLSSIRRDQSFTTWLVAINQATSETLVLQTIRWRMRLHIQVDPKKPLAHRAVLNEPVAQEQPQILGKNEPIPSNAMVKPNANDAQVLMWRPKNGDPVVVIPPKY is encoded by the exons ATGCgtctttcttcttctccagACCTCTGGACGTTATTGTGGATTGTGTTGCTATTTAATGCAATGGGCTGTATCCAGAGTATCAGGTGTAAGCCTAAGCGTTTCCGAGACAGTATCATCGTCCAGGAGGTGAACACTTCCATCGACCCAAATCCTACCAGCATCGACGAGTCATCCAGCGTGGTCCTGCGCTACCGGACACCGCACTTCAGAGCTCAAGCCCGGGTCCTGGTGCCGCCAGTAGCCGGTAAAGAGAGCTGGACCATCGGCTGGATTCAAGCCTGTAATCACATGGAGTTCTACAATACGTATGGAAACAAAGGGAT GTCAAGTTGGGAGCTCCCCGACCTGCGTGATGGCAAAATCCAGGCCATCAGCGACTCGGATGGGGTGAACTACCCGTGGTACGGCAACACCACGGAGACCTGCACTGTGGTAGGCCCCACCAAGAAGGACAGCAAGTTCACTGTTAGTATGAATGACAATTTCTACCCCAGCGTGACCTGGGGAGTGCCCGTCAGCGACAGCAACGTGCCTCAGCTTAGCAGCATCCGCCGCGACCAGAGCTTTACGACCTGGCTGGTGGCCATTAACCAGGCCACCTCAGAGACACTTGTCCTGCAGACAATCCGCTGGAGGATGCGGCTTCACATTCAAGTGGACCCAAAGAAGCCTCTGGCTCACAGGGCGGTTCTGAACGAGCCCGTGGCCCAGGAACAGCCCCAGATCCTGGGCAAGAATGAGCCCATCCCCTCTAACGCCATGGTCAAGCCCAACGCCAATGACGCCCAGGTGCTGATGTGGCGGCCAAAGAATGGTGACCCCGTGGTGGTCATCCCACCCAAATACTGA
- the fam78ab gene encoding protein FAM78A isoform X2 gives MGCIQSIRCKPKRFRDSIIVQEVNTSIDPNPTSIDESSSVVLRYRTPHFRAQARVLVPPVAGKESWTIGWIQACNHMEFYNTYGNKGMSSWELPDLRDGKIQAISDSDGVNYPWYGNTTETCTVVGPTKKDSKFTVSMNDNFYPSVTWGVPVSDSNVPQLSSIRRDQSFTTWLVAINQATSETLVLQTIRWRMRLHIQVDPKKPLAHRAVLNEPVAQEQPQILGKNEPIPSNAMVKPNANDAQVLMWRPKNGDPVVVIPPKY, from the exons ATGGGCTGTATCCAGAGTATCAGGTGTAAGCCTAAGCGTTTCCGAGACAGTATCATCGTCCAGGAGGTGAACACTTCCATCGACCCAAATCCTACCAGCATCGACGAGTCATCCAGCGTGGTCCTGCGCTACCGGACACCGCACTTCAGAGCTCAAGCCCGGGTCCTGGTGCCGCCAGTAGCCGGTAAAGAGAGCTGGACCATCGGCTGGATTCAAGCCTGTAATCACATGGAGTTCTACAATACGTATGGAAACAAAGGGAT GTCAAGTTGGGAGCTCCCCGACCTGCGTGATGGCAAAATCCAGGCCATCAGCGACTCGGATGGGGTGAACTACCCGTGGTACGGCAACACCACGGAGACCTGCACTGTGGTAGGCCCCACCAAGAAGGACAGCAAGTTCACTGTTAGTATGAATGACAATTTCTACCCCAGCGTGACCTGGGGAGTGCCCGTCAGCGACAGCAACGTGCCTCAGCTTAGCAGCATCCGCCGCGACCAGAGCTTTACGACCTGGCTGGTGGCCATTAACCAGGCCACCTCAGAGACACTTGTCCTGCAGACAATCCGCTGGAGGATGCGGCTTCACATTCAAGTGGACCCAAAGAAGCCTCTGGCTCACAGGGCGGTTCTGAACGAGCCCGTGGCCCAGGAACAGCCCCAGATCCTGGGCAAGAATGAGCCCATCCCCTCTAACGCCATGGTCAAGCCCAACGCCAATGACGCCCAGGTGCTGATGTGGCGGCCAAAGAATGGTGACCCCGTGGTGGTCATCCCACCCAAATACTGA